The genomic window TCGGGTAGTCCACCAGATCCGGATCCGCGTTCGTGTCCACGATGGCCACGATGGGGATACCGAGGCGACGGCCTTCGGCCACCGCGTTATGCTCGCGCTTGATGTCCACGATGAACATCGCGTCCGGCTGCTGATCCATCGTGCGCACACCGTCCAGGTTTTTCACCAGGCGGGCGGCCTCGCGGCGGATCATGGACTGCTCCTGCTTCACGTAATCGTTGATGGAACCATCCGTCTCCATCTTCTCGATCTGCTTCAGACGGGCAAGCGAGCGCTTGATCGTCTTCAAATTCGTCAACGTACCACCGAGCCAGCGCTCCGTGATGTGCATCTGGCCGCAAGCCTTGGCAGCTTCCTTGACCGCTTCCTGCGCCTGCTTCTTGGTGCCCACGAAGAGCACCTTGCCGCCGCCGAGCACCGTCTTGGACAGGAAATTGCACGCTGTCTCAAGCTGGGTGACCGTCTGGCTCAGGTCGATGATATGGATGCCATTACGCGCGTCGAAGATGAAACGCTTCATCTTCGGATTCCAGCGGCGCGTTTGATGACCGAAATGAACGCCTGATTCCAGGAGTTCTTTGATACCTACAT from Verrucomicrobiia bacterium includes these protein-coding regions:
- the rpsB gene encoding 30S ribosomal protein S2, giving the protein MAATNVGIKELLESGVHFGHQTRRWNPKMKRFIFDARNGIHIIDLSQTVTQLETACNFLSKTVLGGGKVLFVGTKKQAQEAVKEAAKACGQMHITERWLGGTLTNLKTIKRSLARLKQIEKMETDGSINDYVKQEQSMIRREAARLVKNLDGVRTMDQQPDAMFIVDIKREHNAVAEGRRLGIPIVAIVDTNADPDLVDYPIAANDDAIRSLRLILNTITNSVQTAKAEYDSKNARRKRDEEAKAQEAASPAPAAPAEAAAAPATA